The genomic DNA TAATTACCTTCTCCATTGGTGAGGTTATGATTTTTTAAAAACCTTTTCGTATACGCATCCACTACAAAAACAGGTTTATTCAGGGCATATAGTAAGATGCTATCTGCTGTTTCATATCCTATTCCCTCTATACTGAGTAATAGTCTTCTCAATTCTTGGGCTGGCATAATTGATAGATTATCGATGCTTCCGTTAAAGTCATCATGAAGCATGTTGATGAAATTTTTTAACCTTTTGGATTTAATATTGAAGAATCCTGCAGGTTTTATGATCTCACCCAGTGTACCTATATCTATTTTATATAATTTTTCTATATCTAATATCTTTTCCCTTTTTATATTTTCTATTGCTTTTTCTACGTTTTTCCATGAAGTTGTTTGTGTGAGGATAGCCCCTATAATGACTTCAAGTTGTGTTTCCGCGGGCCACCAGTTTCTCTTACCAAAGTCAGCAAGAAGTATATTAAATATTTTCAGTAATCTTTGTCTTGTGGTCATCGTCTCTCATGAAGAAAACCATGTGCATCAATGCCAGTAAATCCTTATTTTCTCTAAAGATTCTTATATCAATCCTTCCGATCTTTTTACCCCTGTGAGTTAATCTTGCCTCTGCAAAAACAGTATCACCCTCATCAGCACCTTTCATATATTGAATTGAAGATTCGACTAAAACTGCTTTCTTGCCAAGACTGTTACCGCATGCTCCCCCCACCTGGTCTGCAAGGGTAAATAAAATTCCGCCATGGGCATTACCAAAAATATTTATATGTTCCTTTTTCAATTTAAGCTTTCCCTTTGCTATTCCCTCTTTTACTTCGTACACCTCTATTCCAAGAAGCTTACCCACGTTACAATTATTAAAAATGTTTTTTATATACTCTTCATGCATGGTATTACCACCCCTGATAAAAAACTTTTACCATTTAAGTAGTTTGCTAAAACTATTTTTTATTAACATATCATATTTGAAGCTTGGATTTAAATTGAAAGTAATAAAATCTTGCAATTCGAGTGAGCACATGGTAGATACAATTTTACTGTTCTATAAGGCTAACCTTCAAGGGAAGTGCAGTTTAAATCTGCCGCTGTCCCGCAACTGTGATGGGTTAAGGCCAACGCAGGCAATATTTGCCAGCCACTGTTCTGCTCTTAAGCGGAATGGGAAGGCGCGAGGGCTTAAATCCCTTAAGCCAGGAAACCTTGGGTTGGATTCTTAAAGACAAAATCCTTACGAGGCATAAGGAGGTCCATCATGAAACAAAAAATCTTTTTTACAATTCTGGTTATCATTTTGCTAAAAGGGAATCTCATC from Pseudomonadota bacterium includes the following:
- a CDS encoding endonuclease, with translation MTTRQRLLKIFNILLADFGKRNWWPAETQLEVIIGAILTQTTSWKNVEKAIENIKREKILDIEKLYKIDIGTLGEIIKPAGFFNIKSKRLKNFINMLHDDFNGSIDNLSIMPAQELRRLLLSIEGIGYETADSILLYALNKPVFVVDAYTKRFLKNHNLTNGEGNYNDIQRYFMENLPLDTYIFNEFHALIVCLCQSYCKKVPICDVCPLKNDKVV
- a CDS encoding PaaI family thioesterase; its protein translation is MHEEYIKNIFNNCNVGKLLGIEVYEVKEGIAKGKLKLKKEHINIFGNAHGGILFTLADQVGGACGNSLGKKAVLVESSIQYMKGADEGDTVFAEARLTHRGKKIGRIDIRIFRENKDLLALMHMVFFMRDDDHKTKITENI